In Perca fluviatilis chromosome 14, GENO_Pfluv_1.0, whole genome shotgun sequence, a genomic segment contains:
- the LOC120573672 gene encoding uncharacterized protein LOC120573672 has product MRRVTQGTAVPPQLPPPPAPALNMRRTEEASSSLAYRPTWRGGRMTDTIPCSAAEVHILSLLETIKQQQDQLVAKVNYLSSRLNSTPGPDVEMPDNIQFPLEQLEAVEAFEMFLKEPSNGPARQRVISSLATIGGQDVKRVTWNILARLFTDEVSHQINWKGVNNKKSFSRMATKILLFSAVRKNTVTRSATDAEVTKHAIRWFNLAADRATRRRVPPQATQTE; this is encoded by the exons ATGAGGAGAGTTACTCAAG GAACGGCAGTCCCTCCTCAACTCCCTCCACCCCCTGCACCAGCCCTCAACATGCGGCGAACAGAGGAGGCCTCTTCAAGCCTGGCCTACAGACCAACATGGCGAGGGGGAAGAATGACCGATACCATTCCCTGCTCTG CGGCTGAGGTCCACATCCTTAGCCTGCTGGAGACAATTAAACAGCAACAAGACCAGCTTGTGGCAAAGGTGAACTACCTCAGCAGCAGGCTGAACAGCACCCCGGGGCCAGATGTTGAAATGCCGGACAATATCCAGTTTCCCCTGGAACAACTGGAGGCAGTGGAggcatttgaaatgtttttaaaggaACCGTCAAATGGCCCAGCTCGACAGAGAGTG ATTTCTTCTTTGGCCACCATTGGAGGTCAGGATGTGAAGAGGGTGACCTGGAACATCCTGGCCAGGCTCTTCACAGATGAGGTATCTCATCAGATCAACTGGAAGGGTGTTAATAACAAAAAGTCTTTCAGTAGGATGGCAACGAAGATCTTGCTTTTCA GTGCTGTGAGGAAAAACACAGTGACACGGTCAGCCACGGACGCAGAGGTCACCAAGCACGCAATCAGGTGGTTCAACCTGGCAGCGGATCGGGCAACGAGGAGACGTGTCCCGCCTCAAGCCACACAAACGGAGTAA